One window from the genome of Pieris napi chromosome 3, ilPieNapi1.2, whole genome shotgun sequence encodes:
- the LOC125063409 gene encoding putative uncharacterized protein DDB_G0290521, giving the protein MAARVFSTIAAVLVLQCCMMSLAMPADTENTSSPTPTGSPSTAPTVSPTASSSITPSPTPTGTPSTAPTVSPTAISSITPSPTLTGTPSTAPTVSPTAISSITRSPTPPETPSTAPTVSPTAISSITRSPTPPETPSTAPTVSPTAISSITRSPTPPETPSTAPTVSPTAISSITPSPTLTGTPSTAPTVSPTAISSITRSPTPPETPSTAPTVSP; this is encoded by the exons ATGGCGGCTCGCGTGTTTTCGACGATAGCTGCTGTACTT GTACTTCAGTGTTGTATGATGTCTTTAGCAAT GCCAGCAGACACAGAAAATACATCGTCCCCTACACCAACAGGGAGTCCTTCTACAGCGCCAACCGTTTCACCAACAGCGAGTTCATCAATTACACCGTCCCCTACACCAACAGGGACTCCTTCTACCGCGCCAACCGTTTCACCAACAGCGATTTCATCAATTACACCGTCCCCTACACTAACAGGGACTCCTTCTACCGCGCCAACCGTTTCACCAACAGCGATTTCATCAATTACACGGTCCCCTACACCACCAGAGACTCCTTCTACCGCGCCAACCGTTTCACCAACAGCGATTTCATCAATAACACGGTCCCCTACACCACCAGAGACTCCTTCTACCGCGCCAACCGTTTCACCAACAGCGATTTCATCAATTACACGGTCCCCTACACCACCAGAGACTCCTTCTACCGCGCCAACCGTTTCACCAACAGCGATTTCATCAATTACACCGTCCCCTACACTAACAGGGACTCCTTCTACCGCGCCAACCGTTTCACCAACAGCGATTTCATCAATTACACGGTCCCCTACACCACCAGAGACTCCTTCTACCGCGCCAACCGTTTCACCA